One window of Triticum dicoccoides isolate Atlit2015 ecotype Zavitan chromosome 5A, WEW_v2.0, whole genome shotgun sequence genomic DNA carries:
- the LOC119304074 gene encoding uncharacterized protein LOC119304074 — protein sequence MAERFGWDLSDEDGWGRLDFRLLGTSYGGRIPRKAGRRQSTGNRTPRSGSALFDAGAADPDGPRGKRDERRERMRTRREEQVRTAKLDVLGVSAGAKDGGALGTARKARIGAAAKKDILGLGRGGERAAPLKGGEGGSPFPGRQAFLDKVRKLKGDDS from the coding sequence ATGGCCGAGCGCTTCGGCTGGGACCTCTCCGACGAGGACGGCTGGGGCCGCCTCGACTTCCGCCTCCTCGGCACCTCCTACGGCGGCCGCATCCCGAGGAAGGCCGGCCGGCGCCAGAGCACCGGCAACAGAACCCCCCGCAGCGGGAGCGCCCTGTTCGACGCCGGGGCGGCTGACCCGGACGGGCCGAGGGGGAAGAGGGACGAGAGGCGTGAGCGGATGCGGACGAGGAGGGAGGAGCAGGTGAGGACGGCGAAGCTGGATGTGCTCGGCGTGAGCGCCGGCGCGAAGGATGGCGGCGCACTGGGGACGGCGAGGAAGGCCCGCATTGGAGCGGCGGCGAAGAAGGACATCCTGGGGCTGGGGCGCGgcggcgagagggcggcgccgctgaAAGGCGGCGAGGGAGGGAGCCCGTTCCCCGGCCGGCAAGCCTTCCT
- the LOC119304075 gene encoding uncharacterized protein LOC119304075: protein MLPLAAARACLSSPAPTPRPPSPSPSRAAPLSPLHRRRSTATLPRPAGLPLLRPLGAAAGAGAPGASSRPARDRVIDFGKHKGQMLGTLPPSYLRWVVVELDYGDTLVWARLAREVLDDPVYVDRVEWEHAHRFLRGDSKFD from the coding sequence ATGCTCCCGCTCGCCGCCGCAAGGGCCTGCCTTTCCTCCCCGGCGCCGACGCCGAGACCCCCATCCCCATCACCATCCCGAGCGGCGCCTCTCTCCCCCCTTCACCGTCGCCGCTCCACCGCCACGCTGCCCAGACCCGCCGGGCTCCCCCTCCTCCGTCCGCTCGGGGCCGCCGCGGGGGCGGGCGCGCCGGGCGCGTCCTCGCGGCCGGCGAGGGACCGCGTGATCGACTTCGGCAAGCACAAGGGCCAGATGCTGGGCACGCTGCCGCCGTCCTACCTGCGGTGGGTGGTCGTGGAGCTCGACTACGGGGACACGCTGGTCTGGGCGCGCCTGGCGCGCGAGGTGCTGGACGACCCCGTCTACGTCGACCGCGTGGAGTGGGAGCACGCGCACCGCTTCCTCCGCGGCGACTCCAAGTTCGACTAG